The DNA segment ATGATTGGTGATACAGTGTGACCCGGAGGAACTGCGAATGGCCATTTTATCAACCAACCAGCAGGAGATAGCAGAAAGAATCGATGCAGGTGCCGCCGCGGAAGTCTGGCGGGACTGGAGGTGGCATGTCCGGCATGCGATCACTGAGATCTCCACGTTCGAGCGGCTGCTCGGCGTATCGTTCGGGAAGGACGAGCGGCGGGAGCTGGAAGAGACCGCGAGCAGATTCCCCTTGAGGATAACGCCGTACTACCTCTCGCTCATCGATGCGAAGGATCTCTGGAACGACCCGATCTTCATGCAATGCTTCCCGTCGCCGGCGGAACTGCAGGTCGAACCCGACGACATGGAGGACCCGCTTGCCGAGGACGCCGACCACCCGGCTCCCTGCATCACCCACCGCTACCCCGACCGGGTGCTCTTTTTAGTCAGCAACGTCTGCGCCATGTACTGCCGGCACTGCACCCGGAAGCGGAAGGTCGGGGACGTCGACTCCATCCCCTCGGAGGCCGAGGTCATCGAGAGCCTCGACTACATCCGGGAGAACCCCGGGATCCGGGACGTCCTCCTCTCCGGGGGCGACCCGTTCATGCTCCCCGACGACCGCCTCGACTGGATCCTGACCGAGCTCGACGACATCGAGCACGTCGAGGTGGTCAGGATCGGCACCCGGACTCCGGTCGTCCTTCCCTACCGGATCACGGAGGAACTCTGCGCGATGCTTGCCCGGCACCACCCGCTCTGGGTGAACACCCACTTCAACCACCCGGCGGAGATCACCGCGTCCTCGCAGAAGGCGCTCGCACGGCTTGCCGATGCCGGCATACCGCTCGGCAACCAGACCGTCCTCCTGGCGGGGGTGAACGACTGCTCCCGGATCATGAAGACCCTGGTGCACAAACTCGTCAGGAACCGGGTCCGGCCCTACTACCTCTACCAGTGCGACCTCTCCGAGGGGCTCGCTCACTTCCGCACCCCGGTCTCGAAGGGGATCGAGATCATCGAGAACCTCATCGGGCACACCAGCGGGTTTGCCGTCCCGACCTACGTCATCGACGCCCCCGGCGGCGGGGGGAAGATCCCGGTGATGCCCCAGTACCTCATCTCCTGGTCCACGAACCGGGTGGTGCTGCGCAACTTCGAGGGCGTGATCACCACCTACCGCGAGCCCGACTCCTATGAGCCGGTCTGGTGCGACCGCAAGTGCGCGACCTGCGGGCAGTACCTGAGGCTCGAGGGCGCGGACGAGTCCAAAGCGGTCGGGATCGTCAAACTCCTCTCGGACGAGGACCCGACGACAGCACTCGTCCCGGAGCACACCGAGCGGTTCGAGCGGAGAAATGAGTCCTGATACCGTCACGACGATCGACGGCACCCTCGTCCAGCACGGACGGTTGAGCGACCGGATCTACGTGATGCACCTCTCGCCCGCCGACCTTCCTGGAATTCTCGACGACCTCGATGCGCTCGCACAGAGAGAGCGCTACACGAAGATATTTGTAAAAGTGCCGGCCTCCGCCCTCCCGCTCTTCATCGCCCGGGGCTACATCGTCGAGGCGCGGGTTCCCCGGTTCTTCCGGGGCAGGGAGGACGGGTATTTCGCGGCGAAGTTCTTCGATGCGGATCGCAGGCAGGAGTCGGCCGATGTCGCCGCGGTCATCGCGGCCGTCCGCGAGAAGGCCGGCGATGCCCGCCCCGCCGGCCTCCCGCCGGGCTGGAAGTATGCGCCCGGGTCAGAGGACGACGCCGACGACCTGGCCGCGCTCTACGGCGAGGTCTTTGCGACCTACCCGTTTCCCATCGCCGATCCCGGCTACCTGCGGGAGACGATGGCCGGGGACTACCGCTACTTCACCGTCCGCACCGCCGACGGCCGGCTTGCCGCGGCCTCCTCGGCGGAGATCTACCGCGAGGACGAGAACGTCGAGATGACCGATTTCGCCGTGCACCCGGATTTCCGGGGCCAAAACCTCTCGGGCTTGCTCCTCTCCCGGATGGAGGGGGAGATGCGGGCGGCCGGGATGAAGACCGCCTTCACCATCGCCCGGGCGCTCTCCTACCCGATCAACGCCACGTTCGCCCGGGCGGGGTATGCGTGGGGCGGGACGCTCGTCAACAACACCAACATCTGCGGCGGGTTCGAGAGCATGAACGTCTGGTATCGGCCACTCGTGAGGTGAGGAGAAGGTCCGCCGCCGGTGTAAGGATGGGTGTCGTGCCGGCTTTTGGGGCGCACGTTCACCCGCTGGCATATATGGGAAGCAAACAACAAAAGTGAGCATCGGTTTACGCCGGTTCATCCGTCGCGGGTGCGTCACATGAAATGTCCGAATCCCCGGCAGGTTTTCGGAGGTGCAGGTGACCCGGGTCAGGAGAGCAGCGATCTGGATGGACGCATTTTGTTCCACATGGAACACATTTGAACCAATACCTGGAAACGGACCTGTTCCCCCAGCCTGAAGTTACCCGTCGCCGTGCACCGGTTCGGGGCGGTGCCGGGCAACCCGGTGCATCCGGAGGTATTCGGACCGGGAAAGAGCGAAGTTTTCGGCATTCTCAAAGAACGCGTCGATCAGGTCGGCCTGCTCGCGGCTCCACACCTCGTTTGGGACCTCCCTGACCCGGAGGGCATGTCTCCGGACAAAGGCCAGCCGCTCCTGCCTGTTCTTCTCGCGGTCAAACTTCAATTCCATACTGTTCCCCCCGGACCTGCAGGCGCTCCATGAACGATCGCAGGAGTTCGCTGTCCAGCATCTCCCGGAACAACACCCAGAGATAGACTGCATCCTCGATATCCTTGTCGCTCCCAAGATAGAGTTTGTAGGGAATCTGCAGCTCGATGGGCGATACGAAGAACCGGATGTCGTCGAACTCTACCGTCTTCGCCCTGGACATCGCATAACGATCGAAGTCGTCTTTCTTGAACTTCATCTCGATATTCGGGATGATCCTCCCGGCTCCGGCAATCCGCACGGCAAGCCTGTCGCAGAGCATCGAGTAGATCTCCTCGATATCGTCGGAATTCAGGAAGTAAAACCCTTGCGCCAGAAGGTCTTCTGAAAATGGCCGGAACGTATCGTAATCCATGTAATCGATGAAAATATCAATATCTTCCGTACCTCTGGCTCTTCCAAAAAGGATTGCAACGTACCCGCTGACGATCACGTAGCGCGTATACCACTCGATGATGCTCGTCACCGAGGCCACAAAACGATCGAGTGAGGTCACAACCTTTCCGTCGACGCGGATGGTGCCGTCGGGAGCATTCGCGATCTGCATTTCCCTTCCTCTGGTAGAGTCTTACCGGGCACAGCATTAATTGCATGCACCCCGGTCCCTCAGTATATCAATTGTCCCGTAGATGTTTGTCTTCTTTCAACAGCCATTCCCGGTGACCGAAGCCTCCAGGAAACCCCGGCACGATCTCATCTCGTGTTCTGTACCGGTTACGGGGGATGTTTATGTCTCTTCTGTCCCTGTTCACCCTCCCCGGATCGCCGGAGACCATCTCGCCGGCGGCTGTCCGGGGTTACACCAAAAAGAGAGTATTATGAAGATCCTTTCCGCTCCGCGTCCTTCTTCCGGTACCCTTCGAGCAGGATCGTCGTCAGGTTCTTGACGGGCACGTCCGTGCAGTCGGCGATATGGAACTCGCAGAACGGGCAGACCGTCACCACGACGTCCGCGCCGGTTCCCTTCACGCACTCGTCGCGTTTCGCCCCGAGGGCTTTTGCCTCTTCCGGCACCCCTGAGCGGACGCCGCCGCCGGCCCCGCAGCACTGCGTCGGCATCTCCACGAACTCCCGGACCCCCAGGCGCAGGAGTGTCCGCGGCTGCTCGCTGATCCCCTGGCCGCGGAGGAGGTGGCAGGGATCGTGGTAGGTCGCCCTGACGTCGAGTTTCGACGGGAGCTCGATCCCGTACTCCGTGAGGATCTCGGTGACGTCTTTCACCTCGAACGGCGTCTCGTAATCGTTCTTCAGCGTCGCCCCGCATCCGGCGCAGATCGTCATCACGGTCTTTATCCCACGGCTGGCGAAGGCCTCGATGTTCTTCTGCTTCAGGTCGTCGACGAATGACGTCTGCCCCGTCCGGATCAGCGGCGAACCGCAGCAGACCTGGTCGTGGGGGACGATCACCCGGATGCCGTTGCGCTTCATGACCTCCATCGCGTCGAGTGCCGTCTGCGGCACCCGGCCGTTGAACATGCACCCGACGAAGAACCCCACCTCGCCGCGGACGGGGCCGTCGGGCTCGATCACCTCCGGCACCTGTTCGAGGAAGGTCGGCTGCGTCCGCTCCACGCTCCGGCCGGTTTCCTGCACCAGCCGCGCCACCTCCTGGTGGCGGGGGAGGGTCAGGCCGCGGCGGTTCGCGATCTCGCGGAGTTTTTCGATGGCTTTGCCCGGGACGTCGATCTCTTTGGGGCAGACCTCCGTGCAGCGCTTGCAGGTCGTGCAGTAGAAGAGCCCTTTCTCGATCGCGTCGGTGATCCGGTCACCCGAGTCACGGGGGTCGAGGGCGAGGCGCATCTCCTGGCGGAGCACCGTCGGCCCCGCGAAATCCGTCACCTGGAGCGCCGGGCAGGCCGATACGCAGCAGAGGCACTCGATGCAGTCCCGGAGCGGCTTGATCGCCTCGATCTCCTCCCGTGCCGGGAGGGCAGCGTCCGGCGCAGGGCAGATCCGGGCGATCTTTGCTATCACCGGCTCCAGGTCGACCATCAGGTCTTTCAAGACCGGGAGCGCCAGCGGCTCGACCGTCATCCCGTCACGGGCCTCCTCCATACAGGCGAGGACGGGCTTCCCGTCCACCTGGACAGCGCAGCTCCCGCACTGCCCGGACCCGCAGCAGTAGCGGTAGGCGAGGGTCGGGTCGTGCTCGTCGCGGACGGCGTGGAGGGCGTGGAGCACCCGGGCGCCCTCGTTGACCTGGACGATGTACTCCTCGAAGTGTGGCTCCGCGTCCGCGGCGGGGTCGAAACGCGAGACCCGGAGGGTGATCGTCTTCATGCCGCCGCCTCCCGCCGCTCGATCCCCTCCCGGGTGAGCGAGACGTAGGTGTGGGAGAACGGCGACGTCGCCGGTTCGGTCGCCACGTCGGCATCCCGCCGGACGTGGGCTCCCCGGTTCTCCGGCCGCAGGAGGGCGCACCGGACGATCAGGGATGCCGTGGTGCACATGTTCCGGACGGTGCAGCATTCAAGCAGGTTCACGGTCGAGGCGGCGCAGAGCCGTTTGTCGGCAAGTCGGCGAACGTGCCCGAGCGCCGTCCGGAGGTCGGGGGCGCTCCGGAAGATTCCGGCCTGGTTCCACATCGTGAGTTTCAGGTCCTTCCTGACATCCGCGGGGCTTATTGCCCCCTCGTAGAATCCGCCGAGCATCCGGGTCACCTCATCGATCCGGGCGGGATCGATCCGGCCGCTCCGTGCGGGCGCCTTCCCGGCAAACTCCCCGGCCCGCTTTCCGAAGACCTGCGTGTCCGCGAGGGCGTTCCCCCCGAGGCGGTTTGCGCCGTGCACCCCGCCGGTAACCTCGCCGCAGGCGAAGAGGCCGGGGATGGTCGTCCGGCACTCCGGGGTGATCCTGACCCCGCCCATGATATGGTGGGCGGTCGGGGCCACCTCCATCGGCTCCCGCCGGATATCCACGCCGTAGGCGAGGTACTGTTCGAGCATCACCGGAAGCCGTGTCTCGATCGTCTCTGCCGGGAGGTGGGTCACGTCCAGGTAGACCCCGCCGCGGCCCGTCCCCCGGCCCTCCAGCACTTCGGTCGCGATCGCCCGCGCAACCACGTCCCGGGTGGAGAGTTCCATCCGCTCGGGGTCGTAGCGCTCCATGAACCGCTCCCGCCGCGCGTTCAGGAGAAGTCCTCCCTCGCCCCGGACGGCTTCCGTCACCAGGCGGCCACGGGCGTCGTAGGGGTAGACCGCCCCGGTCGGGTGGAACTGGATCATCTCCATATCGATCAGCTCCGCCCCCGCCCGGTAGGCCATCGCGAACCCGTCCCCGGTTCCGGCGGCGGAGTTCGTGGATATATCGTAGACCTGCGTCCCTCCGCCGGTCGCGAGCACCGTCGCGTCGGAGCGGAAGAGCACGACGTCTCCGTCCCGGTCGAGAGCAATCGCGCCGGCGACCGCCCCGTTCTCGTCCTTGACGAAGTCGACGACCGAGACCTCCTGGTAGAGGTGCGTATCGGTCGCGTCGAGCCGGTCGAGGAGGGTCATGATCATCTCGTGGCCGGTCCGGTCCCCGGCGTAGCAGGTCCGGGGGAACCGCTGGCCGCCGAACGGCCGTTGCGCGACCTCTCGCGCCTCCGTGACGTCGAAGACGGCGCCCCACCGGACAAGGTCCGCCATCCGCTCGGGGGCCTCGCGGACCAGCGCGTCCACGAGTGCCGGGTCGTTGAGATACGCCCCGCCCGAGAGCGTATCCTCGCGGTGGACGTCGACCGAGTCCCGGTCCCGCAGCACGGCGTTGTAGCCGCCTTCCGCCATCGTCGTGCACCCGCCTTTGCCGGCGATGGTCTTGGAGACCATGACCACGCCGCCGTACCGGGAGGCCTCGATGGCGGCCCGCACCCCGGCGCCGCCGCTTCCGACAACCAGCACATGCGCGTCCACAATCTCGTCTACATGCATCTTATTAGTCGGTGCGTTGTATAATACCATAAAGTAATTGCAGGGGACTAGTGAGCCAGAATGAGGCTTTTAATGAAATTTGGCGGCACTTCCGTCGGAGAGGCGGACTGTATCGGAAGGGTCGCAGACATCGTAGAATCGCATCGTAGCGCAGGTGACGAGGTCGCGGTAGTCGTATCGGCATGCTCCGGGATCACCGACCGGATC comes from the Methanoculleus marisnigri JR1 genome and includes:
- the tfrB gene encoding fumarate reductase (CoM/CoB) subunit TfrB, whose amino-acid sequence is MKTITLRVSRFDPAADAEPHFEEYIVQVNEGARVLHALHAVRDEHDPTLAYRYCCGSGQCGSCAVQVDGKPVLACMEEARDGMTVEPLALPVLKDLMVDLEPVIAKIARICPAPDAALPAREEIEAIKPLRDCIECLCCVSACPALQVTDFAGPTVLRQEMRLALDPRDSGDRITDAIEKGLFYCTTCKRCTEVCPKEIDVPGKAIEKLREIANRRGLTLPRHQEVARLVQETGRSVERTQPTFLEQVPEVIEPDGPVRGEVGFFVGCMFNGRVPQTALDAMEVMKRNGIRVIVPHDQVCCGSPLIRTGQTSFVDDLKQKNIEAFASRGIKTVMTICAGCGATLKNDYETPFEVKDVTEILTEYGIELPSKLDVRATYHDPCHLLRGQGISEQPRTLLRLGVREFVEMPTQCCGAGGGVRSGVPEEAKALGAKRDECVKGTGADVVVTVCPFCEFHIADCTDVPVKNLTTILLEGYRKKDAERKGSS
- the kamA gene encoding lysine 2,3-aminomutase: MAILSTNQQEIAERIDAGAAAEVWRDWRWHVRHAITEISTFERLLGVSFGKDERRELEETASRFPLRITPYYLSLIDAKDLWNDPIFMQCFPSPAELQVEPDDMEDPLAEDADHPAPCITHRYPDRVLFLVSNVCAMYCRHCTRKRKVGDVDSIPSEAEVIESLDYIRENPGIRDVLLSGGDPFMLPDDRLDWILTELDDIEHVEVVRIGTRTPVVLPYRITEELCAMLARHHPLWVNTHFNHPAEITASSQKALARLADAGIPLGNQTVLLAGVNDCSRIMKTLVHKLVRNRVRPYYLYQCDLSEGLAHFRTPVSKGIEIIENLIGHTSGFAVPTYVIDAPGGGGKIPVMPQYLISWSTNRVVLRNFEGVITTYREPDSYEPVWCDRKCATCGQYLRLEGADESKAVGIVKLLSDEDPTTALVPEHTERFERRNES
- the ablB gene encoding putative beta-lysine N-acetyltransferase gives rise to the protein MSPDTVTTIDGTLVQHGRLSDRIYVMHLSPADLPGILDDLDALAQRERYTKIFVKVPASALPLFIARGYIVEARVPRFFRGREDGYFAAKFFDADRRQESADVAAVIAAVREKAGDARPAGLPPGWKYAPGSEDDADDLAALYGEVFATYPFPIADPGYLRETMAGDYRYFTVRTADGRLAAASSAEIYREDENVEMTDFAVHPDFRGQNLSGLLLSRMEGEMRAAGMKTAFTIARALSYPINATFARAGYAWGGTLVNNTNICGGFESMNVWYRPLVR
- the tfrA gene encoding fumarate reductase (CoM/CoB) subunit TfrA — translated: MHVDEIVDAHVLVVGSGGAGVRAAIEASRYGGVVMVSKTIAGKGGCTTMAEGGYNAVLRDRDSVDVHREDTLSGGAYLNDPALVDALVREAPERMADLVRWGAVFDVTEAREVAQRPFGGQRFPRTCYAGDRTGHEMIMTLLDRLDATDTHLYQEVSVVDFVKDENGAVAGAIALDRDGDVVLFRSDATVLATGGGTQVYDISTNSAAGTGDGFAMAYRAGAELIDMEMIQFHPTGAVYPYDARGRLVTEAVRGEGGLLLNARRERFMERYDPERMELSTRDVVARAIATEVLEGRGTGRGGVYLDVTHLPAETIETRLPVMLEQYLAYGVDIRREPMEVAPTAHHIMGGVRITPECRTTIPGLFACGEVTGGVHGANRLGGNALADTQVFGKRAGEFAGKAPARSGRIDPARIDEVTRMLGGFYEGAISPADVRKDLKLTMWNQAGIFRSAPDLRTALGHVRRLADKRLCAASTVNLLECCTVRNMCTTASLIVRCALLRPENRGAHVRRDADVATEPATSPFSHTYVSLTREGIERREAAA